From the Equus przewalskii isolate Varuska chromosome 19, EquPr2, whole genome shotgun sequence genome, one window contains:
- the ZNF451 gene encoding E3 SUMO-protein ligase ZNF451 isoform X6: MGEPGAEIIESVPPAGPEASESTTDENEDDIQFVSEGPLRPVLEYIDLVSSDDEEPSTSHSDRMPESKVPSSENHRPEMCSSCNVPLPIGDSSSFSGSCTSSPQRIVSQSSPVENPLENEKNDQNNSYIKISETETLKPSQNYQTLSSSPLLVPQESLASSEVKGDLPIELSSASQHGQDAILYLQTQVAEMSRVIRDLQSRSCFRFHHSRSSENSSVPWDISTSREENLSTVEEEADCKSPSTDDKGQPADPSQSSFTGLLKRMEQRGVIKRVTLQSEAESCEGKADYVTSKKRLVPPLHPLLRIATTEVFKDPADCHPSSFMGHRVYPVARDTSPFQPNPPAEGPIVEALEHSKRGSTTSPLDSTSKEMEVMGCRFYHAASIAARAASYMAYMTQYQRKLWEDMEDLVHDPEFDRGKARCIISDGMDAGLWQLCTTRDIMDSVVRVMAMAIDYRRQAWLRLTSLTKKTQEKISHLPFDGTSLFGQDVNAIVAEENSVKENDYKDHNKYYNQHRYFYTHDQKAHYHNRGYSKGDWYKPRNHPYRYRKKGESPERHGYKN; the protein is encoded by the exons ATGGGAGAGCCGGGGGCGGAG ATAATAGAATCTGTCCCTCCAGCTGGGCCGGAGGCATCCGAGTCGACAACGGATGAAAACGAAGATGACATTCAGTTTGTTAGC GAAGGACCATTGAGACCTGTTCTTGAATATATTGATCTGGTCAGCAGTGATGATGAAGAGCCCAGCACCTCTCATAGTGAT AGAATGCCTGAGTCTAAGGTGCCATCCTCTGAGAATCATCGCCCAGAAATGTGCTCTAGCTGCAATGTTCCTCTTCCCATTGGAGACAGCAGCTCCTTCTCTGGGAGTTGCACCAGCAGTCCACAAAGGATAGTTTCTCAGTCTTCTCCTGTTGAGAACCCATTGGAGAAcgagaaaaatgatcaaaataattcatatattaaGATCTCTGAGACAGAGACACTTAAACCATCACAAAATTATCAGACTCTGTCTTCATCTCCACTTCTGGTCCCCCAAGAATCTCTTGCCTCTTCAGAGGTCAAGGGGGATTTACCTATAGAGTTGTCTTCAGCTTCACAGCATGGACAGGATGCCATCCTTTATCTCCAGACACAAGTGGCTGAGATGTCCCGAGTAATACGTGATCTGCAGTCCAGAAGCTGTTTTAGATTTCATCATTCTAGGTCAAGTGAGAACTCCTCAGTTCCTTGGGACATCTCCAcctcaagagaagaaaatttatcCACAGTTGAAGAAGAAGCTGACTGCAAATCCCCCTCAACTGATGACAAGGGGCAGCCAGCTGACCCCAGTCAGTCTAGTTTTACAGGTCTTTTGAAGAGAATGGAGCAAAGAGGTGTTATAAAGAGAGTAACGTTACAATCTGAAGCAGAATCGTGTGAAGGGAAAGCTGATTATGTGACCTCTAAGAAACGTTTGGTTCCTCCATTGCATCCTCTTCTGAGAATTGCCACCACTGAGGTTTTTAAAGACCCTGCTGATTGCCATCCTTCTTCCTTCATGGGACACAGGGTATATCCTGTGGCCAGGGATACCTCTCCTTTCCAACCAAATCCGCCAGCTGAGGGCCCCATTGTAGAAGCATTAGAGCACAGCAAAAGAGGAAGTACAACATCTCCTCTAGATTCTACCTCAAAAGAAATGGAGGTCATGGGTTGTAGATTCTACCACGCTGCTTCCATTGCAGCCCGAGCTGCTAGCTACATGGCCTATATGACTCAATATCAGCGTAAACTCTGGGAAGACATGGAGGATCTGGTCCATGACCCAGAGTTTGATCGTGGAAAAGCAAGATGTATAATATCTGATGGTATGGATGCGGGCCTTTGGCAGCTTTGCACTACTAGGGACATCATGGACTCTGTAGTCAGAGTTATGGCCATGGCAATAGACTACAGAAGGCAAGCCTGGCTCCGACTTACATCTCTCACTAAAAAAACCCAGGAGAAGATCTCACACCTGCCCTTTGATGGTACTTCTCTCTTTGGACAAGATGTGAATGCTATTGTTGCAGAAGAAAACAGTGTAAAAGAAAATGACTATAAAGACCACAACAAATACTATAACCAACATCGATACTTTTATACTCATGATCAGAAAGCACATTATCACAATAGAGGATACTCCAAAGGGGATTGGTACAAACCCCGAAACCACCCCTATAGATATAGAAAAAAGGGAGAATCTCCAGAACGCCATGGGTACAAGAATTAA